From Bdellovibrio sp. KM01:
CCAACACGTTCTGAAAACTACCCAGAGTGGTACCAACAAGTCATCACGGCAGCTGATATGGCTGAAAATTCTCCGGTTCGTGGTTGCATGGTTATCAAACCTTGGGGCTACGCTGTATGGGAAAACATGCAAGCCGTTCTAGATCGCATGTTCAAAGATACGGGCCACGTGAACGCCTACTTCCCATTGCTAATTCCATTAAGCTTTTTGGAAAAAGAAGCAGAACACGTGGAAGGCTTTGCTAAAGAGTGCGCCGTCGTGACTCATCACCGTTTGAAAGGTGATGGCAATGGCAAGCTGGTTCCAGATGGTGAACTTGAAGAGCCACTAATCATTCGTCCAACGTCTGAAACGATCATCGGCCATCAATTCGCAAAATGGGTTAAGTCTTACCGTGACCTTCCTGTTTTGATTAACCAATGGTGCAACGTGATGAGATGGGAAATGCGTACGCGTATGTTCCTAAGAACAGCTGAGTTCTTGTGGCAAGAAGGCCATACGGTTCACGCGACGGCAAAGGAAGCTCAAGACGAAACTTTGCAAATGTTGGGCGTCTATGCTGACTTCGCTGAAAATTATATGGCGATGCCAGTGATCAAAGGGATGAAAACTTCTGACGAGCGTTTCCCAGGTGCGGTTGATACGTATACTATCGAAGCTCTTATGCAGGATAAAAAAGCTCTTCAGGCAGGCACGTCTCATTTCTTGGGTCAAAACTTTGCCAAAGCTTCTGGTATCAAATACCTAAGTGCTGAGGGTAAAGAAGAAACAGCCTGGACAACGTCCTGGGGCGTTTCAACTCGCCTTATCGGTGGATTGATCATGACTCACTCTGATGACAACGGTTTTGTGGTTCCACCAAGAATCGCTCCGCTGCACGTGGTGATCGTACCTATCTATCGTAACGACGCTGAAAAAGCACAGGTTCTTGAATACGTAAACAGCTTGGCTAAAGAAGTGAAATCTCAAAGCTTCAACGGTGGCTCTGTGCGTGTGAAAGTCGACGACCGCGATATCCGTGGTGGCGATAAAGCATGGCAATACATCAAACAAGGTGTTCCAGTGCGTGTAGAAGTAGGTCCTCGTGACATGGCGAAAGGCGAAGTATTCGTCGGCCGTCGTGACAAAGGCCCGAAAGAAAAAGCCGGCCAGGCCCGCGATGCCTTCGTTCAAGGCATCAGTGCTTTGTTGCAAGAAATCCAGGACGGCTTGTTCGAAAGAGCCAAAGCTTTCCGTGACAGCAACATCAAAAAAATCACAGACCTGAAAGAATTCGAAGCGCACTTCAAGGGTGAAGAAAACTCCGCCCCAGGATTCGCGTTGGTTCCATGGTGTGAAGAAGGTATCGGCCACGAATTGCTAGCTCAATTAAAAGTAACTCCGCGTTGCGCCCCCTTGAAGCAAGAGCCAATCAGCGGAAACTGTATCTTCTCGGGTAAGCCAGCAACCAAGTGGGTCTTGTTCGCAAAGTCTTATTAGGGAACGTCGGCAAATCGGATTTCTCCGCGTTGCCGGGGTTGAGGGCTCCTGCCCTCAACCCTACGGGCTGACGACAAAAATAGCATCCTGCTATTTTTGTCGTCGCTGTACAGGTAGTACAGCTTCCTCCTGGCGCCTTGATAAATCCAATTTTCCAACGTTCGGTTTTGCGACGTTGGGATGGGCTCGGGGAGTGGATTCGAGGTTGGTTGGGTGGAATATTGAATTCCCTCGGAAACGTAAAGCCCTAGGTCCGAAAAAGTTGATTTCAAATTATTTATGAATTTGGCGAACGGAGGGAATTTCTCTCCGTTTTTTTATTGTCTTTGACCGACCGGAAGTCAGCGCAGATTCTTAATTCTAGGGATCTATGAGTGTCAATAACAGGAGGGTTTGTATGAAAGCCTTAATCATTACCTTGTTGTTGCTCGTTTCAGTATTTTCCTTAACTTCCTTCGCCGATAAAGAATTTTCTCTCACGACATCGCCGGCAACCGACACGCTGAATGCACCACCTGATAACGAAGTTCTGCCGACAAATGAATCTTTAGATGACTTGATGACAACGGATGAGCTCGCTAATGAAGTTGGCGCCCCTCGCACTGAAATGCGTGCCGCTGTGATTAATCCTGAAATCATCGCCGCTCAAGACGGTATCGACGTCTATCGTGAATACGCCATTGTCCTAAGAATTAACAAAGCTCCAATCGGTCCCACTGCGCAGCAAATGCAGGTGATGGAAAATGGAATGCCGACAGCAACTTATCTGGTTTCTACCGGCCGTGAACAATACGAAAAAGCCAAAAGCGGTCGCTGGTATTGGACCACAACTCCCGTCGGCACTTTTTCGCCCTATAAATTAGTGCGCGACCACTATTCCTATACCTGGAAAGCCCATATGGAATACGCGATGTTCTTTAATGGGGGAGTCGCAGTCCATGCCACCACTCCCGATCACTACAAAGAACTGGGCAGGCGTGCTTCCGGAGGATGTGTTCGTGTCCACAAAGACAACGCCATTATCCTGTGGAATAAAGTTTCGGCGCAGCCGCAAAAGCTTGTGCCTTTATTCAATGAGAATGGCCGGGTGGCTCGTGACGTGAATGGCAATCCTATTCGTGTCATGGGGTGGAACACGCTCATTATCGTCGAAAACAAATGACCTGATTGCCAGTTTATGAGAGGGTGGAGCGCAGGAGTTATTCCATGAATAAAAACCTGCGCGCTCACCCCATGAGAAATCCCCTAATCCTCGCTCTTGATGTCGATACCAGAGATCAAGCATTGAAAATCGCCGATCAAATCGGGGATGTTGTCGGGGGCATCAAGCTCGGCCCACGTCTTTGTCTTCGTTACGGCATGGAGTTTGTGCAGGAGATGTCGCAAAGAGCTCCTATCTTTCTCGATAATAAACACTTCGATATTCCCTCCACGATGGAAGCCGCCGTGCGCGCAAGCTTCGATGCTGGTGCCTCGCTAGTCACAGTTCACGCCCTTAGTGGAGCAGAAGCCCTGCAAAGAATGGCCAAGGTAGAGGCGGAGCTAAGTAAAATCCGTCCGTTTCGCATTCTCGCTGTGACCATTTTAACTTCCTGGGATCAAAACTCATTGCCGCCGGTAATGAATCCTCAGCCGATCGCTCAGCATGTGACTGAATTGGCGAGTTTAGTTCAAAAATCAGGACTCTCCGGGGTCGTTTGCTCGCCCCACGAGCTAGACCTTTTACAAAATCAGGGTCTCTATCTTGTCACGCCGGGAATTCGCTTTAGTATGAACGACTCTGGCGACCAAAAGCGAATCATGGGCCCCAAGGAAGCACTTGAAAAGGGCGCTTCCGCATTGGTGGTAGGGCGTCCAATATTAGAAGCAAAAGATATTAAAGAAGCTGCAAATCAGTTTGTGATGGCGATGTAGTATGAAGAAAAATAATTTCCGTTCCGGTTCTAAAAACAACTCTCAAAGATCCTCTCAGGGTTCATCTCGCCCGCCAGGATCTCGTCCTCAACAAAGCGGTGGTCGCTCTCAAGGTGGTCGTCCTCAGCAGGGATCTCGCTCTGAAAATTCCATTCCTAGAGAGTGGAGAATCGTTGTCGGTAATCACGCGATCAAAGAAGCTCTCTATATGCGCCCTAAAAAAGTTAAAGGCATGTGGTTGAAAAATGGCTGGGAATCTTCTGCAGATTTGCGTGATCTGGAAGAAATGGCTCGTAAGCACCACATCACTCCAGAAATTCGCCAAGAAGCTGTCATCGATAAATTTGGATCCTCTCACCAGGGTGCGGCACTTTTTGTTGAAGGTGCGCCGGGTATGGACCTAGACCATCTGGGGAATCTTGAAACATCTATCGTTTTGATGTTGGACGGTATCGAAGACCCCCATAATTTGGGTGCGATTCTACGAACTTCCTGGTTAACCAATGTAAAAGGTGTATTAATTCCAGAGGATCGCGCGGTGGGTCTAACTCCGACCGTTCATAAAGTAGCTTGCGGTGGCGTTGAACACGTTGCCGTTGAATCCACGACGAACTTTAGTAAGTACGCGGAAACACTAAAAGAAAAAGGCTATTGGATTTATGGCCTAAGTCCTCGCGGAAAAAAATCTATATTTGAGCTCGATTTGCCAGAAAAAGTAATTTGGGCAATTGGGGCGGAAGATAAAGGTTTGAGAGTGACAACAGAACGTCTATGTGATGAATTGGTTTTCATTCCGCAAACGAGTGCATCAGCCTCTTATAATGCGTCTGTCGCGACAGCAATGGCTCTGACAGAAACACTAAGGCAGCACGCGCAGCGCGGAAAGTCTAAAAAATCGCAGTCTGACAGATAATTATCTTTGACGAATGTAGATTTTTTCCACTATAACTCTTTCGGTTATCTCAGTGATGCTGGTTTAGCTCAATTGGTAGAGCAGCTGATTTGTAATCAGCAGGTTGCGGGTTCGAGTCCCATAACCAGCTCCAAATTTCTCTGAGTAAGTATTTAAAAAAAATGGGTAGGTGCCCGAGTGGCTAAAGGGGACGGACTGTAAATCCGTTAGCTTGCGCTTACGAAGGTTCGAATCCTTCCCTGCCCACCATTTTTTTAAATATTTTCTCGGTGAAATTAGGGTTTCTGTTAATGGGCGGGAATAGCTCAATTGGCTAGAGTATCTGCCTTCCAAGCAGAGGGTTGC
This genomic window contains:
- the pyrF gene encoding orotidine-5'-phosphate decarboxylase, with translation MNKNLRAHPMRNPLILALDVDTRDQALKIADQIGDVVGGIKLGPRLCLRYGMEFVQEMSQRAPIFLDNKHFDIPSTMEAAVRASFDAGASLVTVHALSGAEALQRMAKVEAELSKIRPFRILAVTILTSWDQNSLPPVMNPQPIAQHVTELASLVQKSGLSGVVCSPHELDLLQNQGLYLVTPGIRFSMNDSGDQKRIMGPKEALEKGASALVVGRPILEAKDIKEAANQFVMAM
- the proS gene encoding proline--tRNA ligase, with product MSDTAIKPTRSENYPEWYQQVITAADMAENSPVRGCMVIKPWGYAVWENMQAVLDRMFKDTGHVNAYFPLLIPLSFLEKEAEHVEGFAKECAVVTHHRLKGDGNGKLVPDGELEEPLIIRPTSETIIGHQFAKWVKSYRDLPVLINQWCNVMRWEMRTRMFLRTAEFLWQEGHTVHATAKEAQDETLQMLGVYADFAENYMAMPVIKGMKTSDERFPGAVDTYTIEALMQDKKALQAGTSHFLGQNFAKASGIKYLSAEGKEETAWTTSWGVSTRLIGGLIMTHSDDNGFVVPPRIAPLHVVIVPIYRNDAEKAQVLEYVNSLAKEVKSQSFNGGSVRVKVDDRDIRGGDKAWQYIKQGVPVRVEVGPRDMAKGEVFVGRRDKGPKEKAGQARDAFVQGISALLQEIQDGLFERAKAFRDSNIKKITDLKEFEAHFKGEENSAPGFALVPWCEEGIGHELLAQLKVTPRCAPLKQEPISGNCIFSGKPATKWVLFAKSY
- a CDS encoding L,D-transpeptidase, producing MKALIITLLLLVSVFSLTSFADKEFSLTTSPATDTLNAPPDNEVLPTNESLDDLMTTDELANEVGAPRTEMRAAVINPEIIAAQDGIDVYREYAIVLRINKAPIGPTAQQMQVMENGMPTATYLVSTGREQYEKAKSGRWYWTTTPVGTFSPYKLVRDHYSYTWKAHMEYAMFFNGGVAVHATTPDHYKELGRRASGGCVRVHKDNAIILWNKVSAQPQKLVPLFNENGRVARDVNGNPIRVMGWNTLIIVENK
- a CDS encoding RNA methyltransferase, translating into MKKNNFRSGSKNNSQRSSQGSSRPPGSRPQQSGGRSQGGRPQQGSRSENSIPREWRIVVGNHAIKEALYMRPKKVKGMWLKNGWESSADLRDLEEMARKHHITPEIRQEAVIDKFGSSHQGAALFVEGAPGMDLDHLGNLETSIVLMLDGIEDPHNLGAILRTSWLTNVKGVLIPEDRAVGLTPTVHKVACGGVEHVAVESTTNFSKYAETLKEKGYWIYGLSPRGKKSIFELDLPEKVIWAIGAEDKGLRVTTERLCDELVFIPQTSASASYNASVATAMALTETLRQHAQRGKSKKSQSDR